Below is a genomic region from Tepidiforma bonchosmolovskayae.
TCGGCACCACCTTCGTTCGTCGGCAGCTCCCCGAAGACGTCGCGCCTCCGGTCGGCAGCGGTCCGCGCCGGTACCAGCCCCCGCGCGACGAGCCCCTTCCGCGCAAACCCCTGCCGCGCATCTACGAACGCCACCGCTGGCTCGCCTACTGGTACATCCCTCTCGCCGTGCTCCTCGCCGCCGGGGTCGCCTTCGGCATCATCTGGGCCGCCGGGCGCCTCACCGGCAGCGAGCCCGCAAGCCCCGGCCCCTCCCCGACCGCGGTCCCGGCCGCGTCGCCCACGCCCACCGCGCCGGCCTTCAGCACCCCGGCGCCCACCGGCTCCCCGGCCCTGCCCACGCCCCCGGCCACCGCCTCCGTCGGGCCCGGCCGGTTCACCGCCGGCCAGCGCCTCGTCGTCACCGGCACCGGCGATTGCCTGAACGTCCGCACAAATCCCGGCACAGAAAACGACGCCATCGTATGCCTGCAGGATGGCGCCGAGGTCCGCGTTACCGGCGGACCCCAGCAGGCCGGGAACTTCACGTGGTGGAAAGTTCAAACCACGCTGGGTGAAGGATGGGCGGTCGAAAACTACCTCACACCGGCGCCCTGATCGCGCCCCTCCTCGCAGCCCTCGCCCTGGTCACCGGCGGCTGCGGCTGCGGCACCGCCGTCGACATCGTACCCCCGTCCGAAACGCCGGCGCCCGCGGCCACCCCCACGCCGGCGCCGACCCCCTCCCCCACGCCTGACCCCATCGGCCCGCCTCCGCGCGATATCGCTGAAGCCCGCCAGGCCTTGGAGCGGCTGCAGCGCACCACCGGACCGTGCAGCCCCACGGTCGCTGAGCGCTGGGGCCTCTCCTGCATCGAGGCCGACATCGACGGCGACCTCGCCCCCGACTCCGCCATCCTCCTTCCGCTGCCCCAGCCCGCACCGGTCGGCCCCTACCCCGGCGTCGTCTTCGTCAATCTCACCACGGCCCCCGGGTTCGTCGCCCTGTCGCCGCCCGGCGCCGCCGACACCTCCATCCTCGGCCGCGCCATCTTCTCGGTGGCCGACCGCGACGGCCGCCCGCGCCCTGAGGTCGCCTTCCTCGAGAACTTCTGCACGGCCACCCGCTGCGCCACCCTCGTTCGCGTCTACACGTGGGACGGTACCACCTGGCGCGACATCGGCCCCGCCGACCAGGGCATCACCGGCGTCGACCGCGTCGCCTTCGAGGGCGCCGGCGCGTCCACCGCCATCGTCATCCACGCCGCCCCTTCGAGCAGCCTCGCCGCAGGCCCCACCCGCGGCGGGACCTATCGCTACACCCTCTCTGGCGGGAGGTTCAGCGCGCTCAGGGTCGACCTCGACCGGCCCGTGTTCCTATTCCACGCCATCCTCGATGCCGATGACCGCTTCGTCCGCGGCGAATGGGAGGCTGCTGTTGCCATCTACGAAGCTGCCATCGCCGACCGCAACCTCCGCGACTGGAAGGCCGAAAATGGCCGCGGCGACTCCCGCGACGCGCTCGTCACCTACGCCCTCTTCCGTATCGCCGTAGCCACTGCCGCCTCAGGCGCCGACCCCAATCCCGCCATCGACCGGGTCATCCGCGAGGGGCGCGAGCAGGTCTTCCTGAACGCCGCCGAGGCCTTCCGCAAGGGTTACCAGGAGCGCGGGTCCGTCGTCGGCGGCTGCCTCGAAGCGACCCGCTACCTCGCCACCACCGGACCCGGCATCGACACCCCCGGCTACGTCCAGCGCCTGCTCGACCACGGCTACGCCAACCCCCAGTACACCTACCGGGACATCTGCCCGCTCTGAGCCTTTCGGGCGACCGGAGGCCCTACAGCAGCAGCCGCCGCAGGTTCGCCATCTCGATCGCTGCCAGCGCTGCCTCTTCGCCCTTGTGCCCGTCCTTCCCGCCGGCCCGCGACAGCGCCTGCTCCACCGTGTCGACCGTCAGCACCCCGAAAATCACCGGCACGCCCGTCTCTTGGGCCGCCTGCCGGATGCCCTCGGCCGCTCCGCCGGCCACGTATTCGAAATGCGCCGTCTCGCCGCGGATCACCGCCCCGAGGCAGACCACCGCGTCATACCGTCCTGAAGCCGCCGCCCACTTCGCCGCGGTCGGCAGTTCGAATGCCCCCGGCACCCACGCCACCGTGACATCCCCATCGGCGAGGCCCCGCTCGCGCAGCACCTTCTCCGCGCCCTCGAGCAGCCGCCGGGTCACGAACTCGTTCCACCGCGAGACCACCACGCAGACGCGCAGCCCGGCCCCGTCGAGCGCCCCCTCCAGC
It encodes:
- a CDS encoding RING finger protein gives rise to the protein MSVQQRFCPLCDRAFEDGEAVLRCTGCGVLHHPGCWVANNGCATREPHQSSPQAMAYGGAGRPPGEPAPHPGEGTRVAPPPPPPPPAGPLQSGPQGSEPEPVIGTTFVRRQLPEDVAPPVGSGPRRYQPPRDEPLPRKPLPRIYERHRWLAYWYIPLAVLLAAGVAFGIIWAAGRLTGSEPASPGPSPTAVPAASPTPTAPAFSTPAPTGSPALPTPPATASVGPGRFTAGQRLVVTGTGDCLNVRTNPGTENDAIVCLQDGAEVRVTGGPQQAGNFTWWKVQTTLGEGWAVENYLTPAP
- the ribH gene encoding 6,7-dimethyl-8-ribityllumazine synthase codes for the protein MSRVLEGALDGAGLRVCVVVSRWNEFVTRRLLEGAEKVLRERGLADGDVTVAWVPGAFELPTAAKWAAASGRYDAVVCLGAVIRGETAHFEYVAGGAAEGIRQAAQETGVPVIFGVLTVDTVEQALSRAGGKDGHKGEEAALAAIEMANLRRLLL